From one Candidatus Methanoplasma termitum genomic stretch:
- a CDS encoding ArsR family transcriptional regulator has product MNRIKVINEPSELVPMLRSVDTPIKRDVLKEVTLEWRTADDIEKKFGPAGRDALVFFEKMKLVETRWLSVNGGYPEKSYHTYYTSFNINAQWPVYEISDVLTAAMMNDEEYAEIETKILAEVGKSGRFSGDVAEVLGLSSTMLKSLVRRSVKMDYRGHRIEPIREE; this is encoded by the coding sequence ATGAACAGAATCAAGGTCATTAATGAACCGTCAGAGCTTGTTCCGATGCTGAGGTCAGTTGATACTCCCATAAAAAGAGATGTATTGAAAGAGGTGACCTTGGAATGGAGGACCGCGGACGACATTGAGAAAAAGTTCGGCCCGGCGGGCAGGGATGCCTTGGTATTTTTTGAGAAGATGAAACTTGTTGAAACACGTTGGCTTTCCGTGAACGGCGGATATCCAGAAAAATCATACCACACATATTACACATCGTTCAACATAAACGCACAGTGGCCCGTCTATGAGATAAGCGACGTTCTGACCGCGGCGATGATGAATGATGAAGAATATGCGGAGATAGAAACAAAGATCCTTGCGGAAGTGGGGAAGAGCGGTCGTTTCTCGGGAGATGTGGCGGAGGTCCTCGGGCTCTCTTCGACAATGCTGAAGAGCCTCGTAAGAAGGTCTGTGAAAATGGACTATCGCGGCCACAGGATAGAACCTATCAGAGAAGAGTAA